In a single window of the Bufo bufo chromosome 5, aBufBuf1.1, whole genome shotgun sequence genome:
- the LOC121002427 gene encoding N-alpha-acetyltransferase 20-like produces the protein MNSSKYKSISVFARLPPALPVQKHYLAHWPEYFIVAEAPGGELMGYIMGKAEGSVAREEWHGHVTALSVAPEFRRLGLAAKLMELLEEISERKGGFFVDLFVRVSNQVAVNMYRQLGYSVYRTVIEYYSASNGEPDEDAYDMRKALSTDTEKKSIIPLLHQVRPKDIE, from the exons atgaacagttccaaatacaagTCAATATCTGTGTTTGCCCGACTTCCGCCAGCGCTGCCCG TTCAAAAACATTACCTGGCACACTGGCCCGAATACTTCATTGTTGCCGAGGCGCCTGGTGGAGAACTTATGGGTTACATAATGGGGAAAGCTGAAGGATCTGTGGCCAGAGAGGAGTGGCATGGCCACGTCACAGCACTTTCTGTAGCTCCTGAATTCCGGCGTCTTGGTTTGGCTGCTAAACTCATGGAGCTCCTGGAAGAAATATCTGAAAGGAAAGGTGGGTTCTTTGTGGATCTTTTCGTCAGAGTGTCCAATCAGGTTGCAGTTAACATGTACAGACAGCTGGGTTACAGTGTGTACAGGACCGTGATCGAGTATTATTCAGCCAGCAATGGGGAGCCAGATGAGGACGCCTATGACATGAGAAAGGCACTTTCCACAGACACAGAGAAGAAGTCCATCATACCGCTGCTGCACCAAGTCAGGCCGAAGGACATTGAATAA